The following are encoded in a window of Haliotis asinina isolate JCU_RB_2024 chromosome 14, JCU_Hal_asi_v2, whole genome shotgun sequence genomic DNA:
- the LOC137261823 gene encoding peroxisomal leader peptide-processing protease-like codes for MEDTVRACVLTVKSTTCQTEGTGCGIVVDTRHGFVIAHASVLAPFLLNKPDILRKLESCSKQQIDLSAIFHISFEVILEELHKNDLKTTEYSLKNYKTALVNTSIQEKCPKQKILSGKLRSVFKCLRFEHAMKQLMPEGNWKFADNPKESGPKSSPNVPKDESVDGEDEQMYKLLPYFVLVQLNRWNSYNSVMKIRSAQCCRIGEPVELLATPFANLFPDIMLNSVSKGIISNLAGRNHCLILSDARCIPGSEGGPLFTLGDRDDSRHLSGIVVSSMCWKNGEWLGFSLACSIHEVLGSIPQLNEQVDYEVELRKRQFPGTTKNMSLTFGEVPLLKVGPTWGSGVIIGQGQGLVITCSHVIKDSHSHTVQLKSAPRSPLQQCKVLYKSPVGTQFDLALLSCTGLEAHKSCPPLAYPTEGSIVYVVGHATFGEELDLHPSVTSGVISKVIKVNNVPVMIQTTCAVHPGASGGAVVDEQGRLLGIVVSNAKDTDTGASFPHVNMCVPVVTIWPVIKQYIQSRDADILKYLNLKNAVINRLWTLGTPAAAGAFFASSRL; via the exons ATGGAGGATACCGTCCGAGCTTGTGTGTTGACTGTGAAATCCACCACTTGTCAGACTGAAGGCACGGGGTGTGGCATTGTTGTTGACACTCGCCATGGTTTTGTCATCGCCCACGCGTCAGTTCTGGCACCGTTTCTTCTCAATAAACCGGACATTCTCAGGAAACTGGAATCATGTTCCAAACAGCAGATCGATCTTTCTGCCATCTTTCATATCAGCTTTGAGGTTATTTTGGAAGAACTTCACAAAAATGACTTAAAAACTACAGAATATTCTTTGAAGAACTATAAAACAGCTTTGGTAAATACTAGCATTCAAGAAAAATGCCCCAAACAAAAAATCCTCTCTGGAAAATTAAGGTCCGTGTTTAAATGTCTGAGGTTTGAACATGCTATGAAACAGTTAATGCCAGAAGGAAACTGGAAATTTGCAGACAATCCTAAAGAATCTGGGCCAAAGTCAAGTCCAAATGTGCCTAAAGATGAATCTGTTGATGGAGAGGATGAGCAGATGTACAAGTTATTGCCTTATTTTGTTCTGGTCCAGCTGAACCGATGGAACAGTTATAATTCAGTCATGAAAATACGTTCAGCCCAGTGCTGTCGGATTGGGGAACCAGTGGAGCTCCTTGCAACACCTTTTGCAAACCTGTTCCCAGATATAATGTTGAATTCTGTGAGCAAGGGGATCATCAGCAACCTTGCAGGGAGAAATCATTGTTTGATTTTGTCTGATGCTCGCTGTATCCCAGGTTCTGAGGGAGGTCCGTTGTTTACTCTTGGAGACCGTGATGACTCGAG ACATTTGAGCGGTATTGTTGTATCGTCGATGTGTTGGAAGAATGGGGAGTGGCTCGGCTTTTCCTTAGCTTGCTCAATACATGAAGTGCTTGGCAGTATTCCACAGCTGAATGAACAAGTTGACTATGAGGTTGAGTTGAGGAAGAGACAATTTCCAG GAACAACGAAAAATATGTCCTTGACCTTTGGAGAAGTTCCCCTACTGAAGGTTGGACCTACTTGGGGGTCAGGGGTAATAATAGGTCAAGGGCAGGGATTGGTCATCACCTGTTCACATGTCATCAAGGATTCTCACAGTCATACGG TCCAGCTGAAGTCAGCACCCCGCAGTCCTCTCCAGCAGTGCAAGGTTCTGTACAAGAGTCCTGTGGGGACACAGTTTGACCTGGCCCTTCTTTCATGCACAGGACTTGAAGCACACAAGAGTTGTCCCCCCTTAGCTTATCCCACAGAAG gaTCTATAGTCTATGTTGTTGGCCATGCTACATTTGGTGAGGAACTTGACCTTCACCCTTCAGTGACCTCTGGTGTTATTTCCAAAGTGATCAAGGTCAACAATGTTCCAGTCATGATTCAG ACAACATGTGCTGTCCATCCAGGGGCCAGTGGGGGAGCAGTAGTGGATGAACAGGGACGTCTTCTGGGGATTGTCGTTAGTAATGCCAA AGACACCGACACAGGTGCGAGTTTCCCTCATGTCAACATGTGTGTACCTGTCGTTACCATCTGGCCGGTGATTAAACAGTATATACAGTCTAGAG ATGCCGATATTTTGAAATACCTCAACCTGAAGAATGCTGTCATCAACCGACTTTGGACACTGGGGACTCCAGCAGCAGCAG GTGCCTTTTTTGCATCAAGCCGTTTATGA